A stretch of DNA from Dermacentor albipictus isolate Rhodes 1998 colony unplaced genomic scaffold, USDA_Dalb.pri_finalv2 scaffold_15, whole genome shotgun sequence:
GCAGAAACTTTtgctatcttcgactggtcgtttcggagcgctctagagcgctctcgcgagcagCGTTGtgttcggctggttgaaagagggtgctcgggttgcgttcggctggttcttttcGATCACTCTCCTCCgtcttcgagcgctctgaggcgctccgagccctgtcgtcggagcagtcgtcgagattGAGAGCGTTTCCGGTCACGTGATCACAACATGCCGTCGCGGCGGCGTCGTCTGGTATTCCCGTGTCGTCTGGTGCCTgcgttattaacgcgatagcgttaaggagctcgtgtcgcagaaaagccggtgtcgtcggcgtcgggtgtcggcgtcggcggcgttgaccgtaagcgataaatcacggcaggcgcttcataaataaaaagcaacttccaagattggcccggtgggaatcgaacccaggtctccggagtgtgagacggagacgctaccactcagccacgagttcgatgcttccaagcggtgcaaacgcgcctctagtgaatgcggtgttgccttcgaaacgagccgtggaaagttatactgcggtgtatatcggtaattatgaacatgtaacgtacagaagtcacaattacacgagttgcgaagtgcgtttccgctgcatttcttctgcgctttccgcacacgcagagccatcttgcggcaaacacagaagaccccctcctctcaatgtacggcgctgccccgacaggaggagcgccgcgcgcgcattgggaccgctgccaggagcgtcgcgggactccctctcccctgacgacgcttcgccgtgcttccggtttagattactatctatctctctgcccgtgccgatcacgacgtttggctggcgtagatcgtttcccctccgagacaccgagttctttggttcgtttcgttcgctcaggcgcacgtttcgtcgccgcgccgaacgctgcgttgcttgacgctcaccgcgtgataggtgggcgctaagtccgatgcggggcgcatcgtaagtgattgctgtgccgtagcgcattgtcttataccccttggcgggtcgacgggaacgctgtcgcgtcccactcttgaaggcgaagcttaagcgtcctccaattttttcgctTAAAATGCTACGAAAAATCCGTTTGAGCGGTGCGTTGATTCCCTCACCATTGCTGGCAAACGTGGAATCAAGCAGCGAGAGCTCTGAGAGCGATGACGACGACTTCAACCGTACTTGTGAGCAGAAATTTGCCCAGCTCTTCGACGTGCCTAACAGAACACCGAAAGTCACCGGCTACGAGAAGAATGTTGTTCGGAGGTACTCAGAGAAAGAGGTGGGTCGTTACAGCAAACTATCGTGTTGTAAGTAAACTGAATACGTttttcccccccccccatcagttTCGCAAGAATTTCCGACTCCCCAGGAAATCGTGCTACGCCTTAATTGAGCGTTTCTCCGAATCCAGCTTCTACCCCTCGAACCAACGGCACGGTGGCTCACCAGCTAAAACGGCCGAGGAGCACATGCTTTCCTTCATTTGGTAAGGAAACCGTAATGCGTAAGGTTTTACTCTGTTTCAAGCGTGGCTTTGAATGCGGAATGAAACACGGATAGGAAAAGCATGTGCGCAATGACTTAACTGCACGATGTGTCTCCGCTGCGTAGCCGCGCGGTGCGCAtgctgtaaaaagaaaatatgAGCGTCTGCCAATGAATGAAGCAAATATCAAAACAGTGGTGAACGCTTTAAGGGTAATACGTCTGCATTTTCCGGCCTAATAATACACGCCTAGTTTCTGACGGGCACTGTTAACGGTCAGGAAATGAAACGCGCGCTGTAGCCGCATAATATTCCGGTATGCATAACGCCCCTGCGACAGAATTCTTGTTACCTGCCATGCGTATTTTAGCACATATATGACGATGTTTATATGTAAGCTACTCCCAAGTTTGAAAGTATGCGATCTCACGTGAAGAGCTGACGAACGCACTGCGATGAAGGCACAATGCGAAACATAACATTTCGTTATGGGGTAGTGCAGTTCACTGCTCATTGCTTTTGTGTTACCAGGTACGCGGCCAACAAGGCTTCCATGAGGGAGGTGTCCGTACTTTTTGACACATCTGAATCAACGCAACTAGGGATTATAAACAGGGTGCTCAACTTCATGTGCAGCATAGCACCAGAGGAGATCTACTTTTCAAGCAACAAGGAAGCTGTTGCAAAAGAATTTGAAAAGGTAAGGTTACTTTCTTGGCGCATGCGTTCAAAGCAAACCGAAAAAGTGATGGAAACGGTTGCCATTGCATACCTGCCGAGCACTAGCTACTTTCCTGCTTTCTTGCATTCGCAGTCATACAATGAAATAAAGAACGTGTTCAGGCCAGTGTGGTTAGTCAAAATGAGCAGTACAGGTGCTAGTCGCGAATTTCATCATTGATCTAGGTTCATTGCTTCTGGCTCGCATATTTGGAAATGTGCTTTAGCACTAAATAAATTCGGGGGATGGGAAAGCAGAAAAGTATTTCCTATGGTTACTGCACCTTATATGTTGCTTTGTTCATTCACTGTTCTTTACATATTTTGTATGTGGATAACACTTGTAAAGTTCTGCATGTGTTATTGAGCAGCTGTGGGTACTTCATAGTAAACATACCTTTCCTCAGGTTGCTGGATTTCCCAACGTGCTTGGGTGTATTGATGGGACGTACATTCCAATCAGATGCCCCAACAACAAACTGAGATCAACATACACAAACAGACATGACCAAGTTTCAATCACCATGCAAGGCATATGCGACAGCAATGGGAGATTTGAAGACATTTTTACAGGCACCCCCAGCAAGATCCACGATGCCAGAGTCCTTAGGCTGTCAACAGTGAATGAGGACCTACCAACAATCTGCCAAACCAACCGGTACCACATTCTTGGAGATGCTGCCTACTCAATAAGGGAACACCTTCTTACACCATACAAAGATTATGGCGACATGACAGATGCGCAGATTGTATACAACCACCGTCACTCTTCAACGCGAGTCATTATCGAAAATGCATTTGGGCGTCTCAAACAGAGGTTCCGCCAACTGCGGTACATTCAATTCCAAACTGTGGACAAAATAACGCAATTCATCATTGCTTGCTGCACACTGCACAATATTTGCCTAGACGTTGGGGATTTAAACGTCGATGACATTCTAACAGATGACGACCTGCAGGAAAGACAACAAGACATCGCTCAGCATCACATTCTCCAAGAGGAAGAACTCAGGGAAGCAAGCCAGTGTGCCACGACACAGAGAGAGTCAGCCCTGCGGCACCTTGGGGAACTGAAGCGGAGCAACCTGGCAGAGCGTTTATAAGTTTGCTCCTTCTTTTGTGATGGCATGAGAAGAATGTGTAAGCACTTCTCCTCATTGAAAACAAGGCATTGCACtaacacgttttc
This window harbors:
- the LOC135916403 gene encoding uncharacterized protein codes for the protein MLRKIRLSGALIPSPLLANVESSSESSESDDDDFNRTCEQKFAQLFDVPNRTPKVTGYEKNVVRRYSEKEFRKNFRLPRKSCYALIERFSESSFYPSNQRHGGSPAKTAEEHMLSFIWYAANKASMREVSVLFDTSESTQLGIINRVLNFMCSIAPEEIYFSSNKEAVAKEFEKERQQDIAQHHILQEEELREASQCATTQRESALRHLGELKRSNLAERL